DNA from Lentilitoribacter sp. Alg239-R112:
CGCGGAGAGACATAAGCTCGGCTGAAAAAGAAAAATGCGGTGGCTGGGGCACCTGGATTCGAACCAGGGATACCGATACCAAAAACCGGTGCCTTACCGCTTGGCCATGCCCCAACGTTACCGCGATTGGCAAATAGCAAATGTATCCTCATCCTACAAGCACTATATTTCATAAAATTGACAAAAATTTGCAACTAAGGTCTATGAAGGCCAAAGAAAGCAATTTTGAACAGAGAATAGGCTACGTCTTTTGAGTACTCTTACTTTCAATACTAAGTTTAAACCAAATCATGGCAGTGTTACCGAGCTTGAAGACGGTATTTATCGCATCACTGCAAATAACCGCGGACCAATGACGTTTGAAGGTACCAATACTTACCTTATAGGCAAGGAAAACATGGCTATCATCGACCCTGGCCCGGTTGATTCTGATCATTTAAAAGTGATTCTAAATGCGCTTGAAGGGCGACCTCTTTCCCATATTTTTGTGAGTCATACCCACAAAGACCATTCTCCACTGGCGAAAGAGTTACAATCTTTAACAGGTGCCACAATTTATGCCGAAGGGCCTCATAGAGCCGCAAGAAGTTTACAAGCTGGTGAGAATAATCTGTTGACAGAAAGTTCTGACCTCGATTTTTCACCCGACGTTGAACTTTCTCATGGGCAAATCATTGATGGTGGAGATTGGCAAATCCAAGCTGTTCATACACCCGGTCACACGGCCAATCATTGTGCATTTGCATATCTTGAGCGCGAAACGCTGTTTTCAGCCGATCACGTAATGGCATGGTCAACATCGTTTATCGGCCCGCCTGATGGCTCAATGAGTGATTATATGACTTCGCTCAAGATACTGATTGATCGAGATGACAGACATATTCTACCCGGCCACGGACCAGAAGTTATAGCACCGAAAGATTTTCTGTTGGGTCTCCATAAACATCGCAAA
Protein-coding regions in this window:
- a CDS encoding MBL fold metallo-hydrolase, whose translation is MSTLTFNTKFKPNHGSVTELEDGIYRITANNRGPMTFEGTNTYLIGKENMAIIDPGPVDSDHLKVILNALEGRPLSHIFVSHTHKDHSPLAKELQSLTGATIYAEGPHRAARSLQAGENNLLTESSDLDFSPDVELSHGQIIDGGDWQIQAVHTPGHTANHCAFAYLERETLFSADHVMAWSTSFIGPPDGSMSDYMTSLKILIDRDDRHILPGHGPEVIAPKDFLLGLHKHRKSREQAILEAIKENGSLLISEIIGLVYQDLDERLKLAASLSTLAHLEDLVEQGEIKTNDTVSLKSRYQRV